In a single window of the Treponema sp. J25 genome:
- the fusA gene encoding elongation factor G — translation MLSTMRNIGIMAHIDAGKTTTTERILYYTGKSHRIGEVDDGEAIMDWMEQEQERGITIQSAATTTYWRNHQINIIDTPGHVDFTAEVERSLRVLDGAIAIFCAVGGVEPQTETVWHQADRYRVPRIGYINKMDRLGADFFQVLEDIKTKLGATPVPIQLPIGKESSFEGVIDLIALQEIRWDPSTDGEKMYYSPVAEERMAEALRYREHLIDVLASHSDEITERYLAGEEIPQDLIKRELRKQVLNRTLVPILCGASRRNMGVQPLIDAVVDYLPAPDEVEPAVGFHLKKEEEIQIPCDPKGVPLGLVFKIQYDREAGSLCYVRMYSGSIKPGAVVFNVGKKKRERANRILRMHSNKSEPMDELKAGDIGVIVGMKLAQTGDTIGSEGYPVVLEKMHFPEPVISVAIEPKSVSEQEKLREVLEILSREDPTFLIKENEETGQLIISGMGELHLDVLVTRILKEYNVGAKVGNPQVTYRESISKVVEHTQQFSRMLAGKENAATLTIRLEPLPRGSGNRYTCQAKKTLAPEEIFDAIERGIQASFNSGIVLGYPCIDVGVTLLDIEYSELTGTEFAFEACASMAFDEAARKADPILLEPIMSVTLISPKEYVGDVISLVVQRGGIVQSMDSKATVDQVKAEAPMASMFGFMTALRSVSQGRATFSMEFSHFEKKSSR, via the coding sequence ATGCTCAGCACCATGCGAAATATTGGTATCATGGCTCATATCGATGCAGGAAAAACAACCACCACCGAACGCATTCTCTACTATACGGGTAAAAGTCATCGAATAGGAGAAGTAGATGATGGGGAAGCCATCATGGACTGGATGGAACAGGAGCAAGAACGGGGAATAACCATCCAGAGCGCGGCTACCACAACCTACTGGCGGAACCATCAAATCAATATTATCGATACCCCCGGCCATGTGGACTTTACTGCGGAGGTAGAGCGGTCGCTCCGGGTCCTGGATGGGGCCATCGCGATTTTTTGCGCCGTCGGTGGGGTGGAACCCCAGACGGAAACGGTGTGGCATCAGGCGGATCGCTATCGGGTGCCCCGGATTGGCTATATTAACAAAATGGATCGACTGGGGGCCGATTTTTTTCAGGTTTTGGAAGATATAAAGACAAAACTGGGTGCCACCCCCGTACCTATCCAGCTTCCTATAGGAAAAGAGTCTTCTTTTGAGGGCGTTATCGATCTCATAGCTTTGCAGGAAATTCGCTGGGATCCCTCCACCGATGGGGAAAAGATGTACTACAGCCCCGTGGCAGAGGAACGGATGGCCGAGGCCCTTCGGTATCGGGAGCACCTGATCGATGTGCTTGCCAGCCATTCCGATGAAATTACCGAACGATACCTGGCGGGGGAAGAAATCCCCCAGGATTTGATAAAAAGGGAACTGAGGAAACAGGTGCTGAATCGGACGCTGGTTCCTATTTTGTGTGGCGCTTCTCGCCGTAACATGGGGGTACAGCCCCTCATCGATGCGGTGGTCGATTACCTCCCCGCCCCGGATGAGGTAGAACCGGCGGTTGGTTTTCATCTTAAAAAGGAAGAGGAAATCCAGATACCCTGTGATCCCAAAGGGGTACCCCTGGGGCTGGTGTTTAAAATTCAATATGATCGAGAAGCGGGGAGCCTCTGCTATGTCCGTATGTATTCAGGTTCCATTAAACCGGGGGCGGTGGTTTTTAATGTGGGAAAGAAAAAACGAGAACGGGCAAATCGTATCCTCCGGATGCATTCCAACAAATCGGAGCCCATGGATGAACTTAAGGCGGGGGATATCGGCGTCATTGTGGGGATGAAACTGGCCCAAACGGGAGATACCATTGGCAGCGAGGGGTACCCGGTGGTGCTAGAAAAAATGCATTTCCCCGAACCGGTTATTTCGGTGGCCATCGAACCCAAGAGTGTGTCGGAACAGGAAAAATTGCGGGAGGTTCTGGAAATCCTTTCCCGGGAGGATCCTACCTTTCTTATTAAAGAGAATGAAGAAACGGGGCAGCTTATCATTTCGGGTATGGGAGAACTGCACCTGGATGTGCTCGTTACCCGGATTTTAAAAGAATACAATGTGGGGGCAAAGGTCGGTAACCCCCAGGTAACCTACCGGGAGTCCATCTCTAAGGTAGTGGAACATACCCAACAGTTTAGCCGCATGCTGGCAGGAAAGGAAAATGCGGCCACCCTTACGATCCGTCTTGAGCCGCTTCCCCGGGGTAGTGGCAATCGATATACCTGCCAGGCTAAGAAGACCCTCGCCCCAGAAGAAATCTTTGATGCCATTGAACGGGGAATTCAGGCTTCCTTTAATTCGGGGATTGTCCTGGGCTACCCCTGTATCGATGTGGGGGTGACCCTCCTGGATATTGAGTATTCGGAACTCACGGGAACAGAGTTTGCTTTCGAAGCCTGTGCCAGTATGGCCTTTGACGAGGCTGCCCGAAAGGCCGATCCCATTTTGCTCGAGCCTATCATGTCGGTAACCCTTATTTCTCCGAAGGAGTATGTGGGTGACGTGATTAGCCTGGTGGTTCAGCGGGGCGGTATTGTGCAGAGCATGGATTCCAAAGCCACGGTGGACCAGGTAAAGGCCGAGGCCCCGATGGCGAGCATGTTTGGTTTCATGACGGCCCTCCGTTCCGTGAGTCAGGGGCGGGCTACCTTTTCTATGGAATTTTCGCATTTTGAAAAGAAGTCATCCCGCTAG
- a CDS encoding DUF6320 domain-containing protein, with translation MNLRYCPACGVFVRATDLQCPLCGKPTIEGGSVQEGEKLPEQPPIVSGREVSATGNSDPYGEMKNLSRGEKRFIVVELLSVFSGIAVVVTLLVDLFTSHRIGWSLYALFGIIAFWLMVNIPLLLYRHPWIVVAILVPSLPLLVFIFDVLDGKITWFLPFGFPITILTELSLVLTGLFIGIMKRKGLNVFAVLLLGATLFCVGLEGILSLNFQGRLLFSWSVVVALSCVPMAGILFYLHYRIMHQASLRKLFRL, from the coding sequence ATGAATCTGCGGTATTGCCCTGCCTGTGGGGTCTTTGTTCGTGCTACGGATCTGCAGTGCCCCCTTTGTGGGAAACCCACTATTGAAGGGGGAAGTGTACAGGAGGGAGAAAAGCTTCCCGAACAGCCCCCTATTGTTTCTGGAAGAGAAGTTTCGGCTACAGGGAACTCCGATCCCTATGGAGAGATGAAGAATCTTTCCCGGGGAGAAAAACGCTTTATTGTGGTGGAACTCCTCTCAGTGTTTAGTGGCATTGCGGTGGTGGTAACCCTTTTGGTGGATCTTTTCACATCCCATCGTATTGGCTGGTCCCTGTATGCCCTTTTTGGAATTATTGCCTTCTGGCTTATGGTGAATATTCCCCTCTTGTTATACCGTCATCCCTGGATAGTGGTGGCCATCCTTGTCCCTTCGTTGCCACTCCTCGTGTTTATTTTTGATGTCCTGGACGGGAAGATTACCTGGTTCCTTCCCTTTGGATTCCCTATAACGATACTTACCGAGCTTTCTCTGGTGCTTACGGGGCTTTTCATAGGAATTATGAAACGCAAAGGCCTGAATGTTTTTGCGGTGCTGCTGCTTGGGGCTACTCTCTTCTGTGTAGGATTAGAGGGCATCCTTTCTCTGAACTTCCAGGGAAGGCTCCTGTTTAGCTGGTCTGTGGTGGTGGCCCTTTCCTGTGTTCCTATGGCGGGTATTCTCTTTTATCTTCACTATCGTATTATGCATCAGGCCTCGTTGCGTAAACTTTTCCGATTGTAG